A part of Carettochelys insculpta isolate YL-2023 chromosome 1, ASM3395843v1, whole genome shotgun sequence genomic DNA contains:
- the DPT gene encoding dermatopontin encodes MDLVLLCVFLPLMTVAWGQYGDYYQNYDYGGNDGWVNVYRQGFNFQCPPGQVIMAARSTFSKKEGYDRLWNYACMPTPQSLGEPTECWWEEINRAGTEWYQTCSNNGLVAGFQSQYFPSVLDREWQFYCCRYSRRCPYSCSMTSEHPGHYGEDMDMMMYTYDHYIRGATTTFSAVDRDRQWKFIICRMTDFDCQFQNL; translated from the exons ATGGACCTTGTACTTCTCTGTGTGTTTTTGCCGCTGATGACAGTGGCCTGGGGCCAGTATGGAGATTACTATCAAAATTATGACTACGGAGGTAATGATGGGTGGGTCAATGTGTATCGCCAGGGCTTCAACTTCCAGTGCCCCCCTGGCCAGGTGATAATGGCAGCACGGAGCACTTTCAGCAAGAAGGAAGGCTATGACAGACTGTGGAACTATGCCTGCATGCCTACGCCCCAGAGTCTTGGGGAACCAACAGAATGCTGGTGGGAAGAGATCAACAGAGCTGGAACGGAATG GTATCAGACCTGTTCAAATAATGGGCTGGTGGCAGGATTCCAGAGCCAGTATTTTCCATCTGTGCTTGATCGGGAGTGGCAATTTTACTGCTGCCGCTACAGCCGGAGATGTCCCTACTCCTGTAG TATGACATCGGAACATCCAGGACATTATGGAGAAGATATGGACATGATGATGTACACCTACGATCATTACATCCGTGGAGCAACTACCACTTTCTCTGCTGTGGACAG GGATCGTCAGTGGAAGTTCATCATCTGCAGGATGACAGACTTTGACTGCCAATTTCAAAACCTGTAG